AGTCAAAAAGTCAGTGCCCAGGCATTGATTTTTTTGTTGCCTATTTCATCTCAAAAAGTTCCTTTGCATAAAAATCCCTATAATCCTCTATCTTCGAATCAATATGCAGTTTACATTTTTTTAAACCATCATATCCCCTCTGCTGAAGCTTCATATCCATAAGACTAACGATCATAGCTGGGGCATTTTCCATTATAGCTTTACCAGCTTTCTTTTTGCTCTTAGCTGTTCCCCTTTTCGTCAGTTCTTCACCTTCAGAAAACGTCTGTCTTGCAGCAGCTCTTGAAAATGAATAATCATTGATATTGATATCATGTCCCATTTCCAAAATCTCATTTGCGATCATGTTTGCTCGTATCTTACGTTTCTCACCTTGGATACGTCTGATATCCGCCAGTCGAGCTTTAGCTTTCATGTAGTTATTAGAATAATTCCACTTTAGGGAAATACGATGTTTATTTTCATAAACACCCTTTTTAATGGTCCCGTCTTCATTAAAATTTTCCGCATTGCTGATACGTTTGGATCTGTCCATGAACTGCTGCAGTTCACCAATATCCTTTTCCCTGTCATCATGCAGTCGGATATTTATTTTTTCGATATTCTCCCCATCAAAAACAGTAATGGATGTAGTATCTATGTATACCCCAAGCTTTTTATCTCCTATTGGATGCAGAGTTTTCCCATCATTATCCTTCTTTATATATGGAGCACCATCGACAACAAGCTGAACGGCATAGCGGCTTCTGCCCTTTATGTTCTTTCTAATAAGACGGACAACCTTTATGTCATGCTCTATCATCTTCATAAGATATATATCTTTACGGTCTAATATAAGAGGCATCATCAGATTCTTCCCAGCTTTAGACCTATATGAACACCAATACTCCTCATCAGGACTCATGTTTTTAACGGATTTGCCCTTCTTATTTGCAATGACCATACCGCTTAGATTGTTGGTTATCAGGGTATGCAATTCTCCGGGCTTTTTGAAATAAACCTTTTTAGCATTTCCGTAGATTTTCTTCTGAAAAGCAGCCCACATAGGAATTCCAATAGAACGTATTACTACATTTGATGGGATAACATCTGCAAAATGCTTGGCATGTATAGAAGCTATGCTACGAAAATGGAAATCTGTAAAACCATTATCCATCATGAGTTGTTTTTCCTGTTGCACAGCCTGCTTGTATTCAAGAGAATTCTTGAGTTCTTTCTTCTTTTCTTTGTCAGTTTCTCTGTAAGCTTGATAAATGGTGTCGATACACTTCTTATATTCAACAGAATTAAGCATCTTCTCATATGTCTTGATACGTTCAGAAAGCATAGCATTATAAATACTGCGACATATCTCCATACGTTTCTCAAGTAAATCTTCCTGCCACTTTTCAGTTTTAAGGGGAATTGTAATTGTTGTGACTTTAGAGTTTGGCATTGTGAGTCCTCCCATAAGAATATTTATAGTTTAGCACGGCTGGAAGAATGACGCAAAAAGGAGAGCCGGTACCATAAGATACCGACTCTCCGAACAAATATTAGATAATGCTTATACTAAATTTTTTTCGATAGTCCGTTTAAGACCTTAAATATTACTTTTTCTTACTTGTCTTCTTGTTGAACTTCTTAACAAGTTTAACTCTACCCTTCTTGTAAGCCTTTGACTTCTTGAGGTTCTTGATGTTGGTCTTCTTGTTCTTACCGGTAATCTTGATCTGTGTTCCCTTCTTAGCCTTCAGGAGTGACTTGAATGCGCTCTTTGAAAGCTTAGCATCCTTAACAGAGATGTACTTAACCTTACTGTTTGCGAATGCCTTAGGATCGATGCTTGTGATGTTTCCGGTAATGTTGATCTGAGTAACATCAGAATCTGCAAACGCATTAGCTGCGATAGAAGTTACCTTGTACTCGTTACCAGCAGAATCCTTAACGGTTGCAGGAATTGCGCATGTTCCAGACATGTCGGCTGTTCCCTTGAAGGATACTTCGAACTTCTCAGGATTTGTTACTACATAACCGGTTTCTTTACCTGTTGTAGCATCCTTAAGTTCTGTGCCAGCTGCGGGAGCCTTACCTGTTGTAGAACCATCAGACTTCTTGTCAGCGTCAGCCTTAGCTGCCTTAGCTGCTGCGGTTGCATCTGTAGCTGCCTTGAGGTCTTCATCAGTTGCGCCAGCTGCCTTTGCTGCTGCGATTGCATCGTCAGCTGCCTTGATGTTAGCTTCTGTAGGAGCTGCCTTTGCTGCCTCAGCTGCCTTGTTAGCTGCTGTGATTGCATCTGCCTTTGCTGCATCCTTATCATCAGCTGCCTTCTTAGCTGTCTCTGCGCTTGCTACCTTAGTAGAAGCATCTGCAAGATCTTCATCAGAAGCTCCTGCTGTCTTAGCATCTTCGATTGCCTTCTTAGCTGCTGCAATATTATCTGCTGTAGGCTCTGATTCTGCCTTCTTAGCTGCATCGTTAGCTGCTGTGATTGCATCTGCCTTAGCCTTTGCCTTATCAGCTGCGTCCTTAGCTGCCTTAGCTGCCTTAGCTGCAGTTGCTGCTGCTTCATTAGTTGCTTTTGCTTCAGTTACGAGTGCTTCAGCATCAGTTGTATCAAGACCAAGATCCTTTGCTGACTTAATAGCATCATCAGCTGCCTTAGCTGCTGCATCTGCCTTTGCGATTGCTTCATCAGCTGCCTTGATGTTCTCAGCTGTAGGAGCTTTTTCTGCTGCATCAGCTGCCTTCTTAGCTGCTTCTGCTGCTGCTTTTGCTGCATCTGCTGCATCATTTGCTGCGTTGATAGCATCTGCCTGCTCCTCGGTTTCAGAAACACTTACTTTGCATGTTGCGCTGTAGTTTCCAGATGTTGCAGTAATTATTACATCTGCGGTTGTAGCTGCAACGGGCTCTATAGTAGCCGTTCCATCACCATTATCAGTGAGTTTAACATATTTTCCATTTGTATCACTTGAAGTCCAGATAAGCTCATCTGCTGTGTATGAAGGTGTTCTTGTTGCAGTGATTGTTGCACTGTCACCACCTACTGCAAGAGCAATTGCTGACTCATCAATGTCAATTGATGTTGTCGGAGCAGTAGCAATAACATTTACATTAACAATCTTAGAAAGTGTCTTATAAGTAGCTGTTACAGCAACTGCAGCTGTTGTAACCTTAAGACCACTTATCTTGTTACCATCAATCTTTACAAATTCTTCATCTGCAGAATTGATTTTCAAAGTAATATCATCAGTTACATCTTCGATACCATTCATGGCTGTTAATTCAAGAGCACCATTTACAGCTACATTCTGTGCTGTTGTGTATGTTCCACCATTTGCAGGTTCTGCTCCTGCTCCGGCGAGTTTTGATCCTTCACTGTAAAGGACAAGATTTGCTGCGTTTACAGTAAGAGTAATTGTTGCATCCTTAATGTCCTTATCTGTTGCATCAAACTTGATTGTAGCAGTACCAACAGCCTTAGCAGTTACAAGACCGGATGTATTTACTGTTGCAACGGATGAGTTACTTGAAGTCCACTCACCTTCAACATCCTTACCACCTGCAAGTGCATAGTATGCTCTAACATTTCCTACAGAAAGAGCATCTTTCTTGACATCTGATACTCTAGATCCGGTAG
Above is a genomic segment from Butyrivibrio sp. AE3004 containing:
- a CDS encoding helix-turn-helix domain-containing protein, with amino-acid sequence MPNSKVTTITIPLKTEKWQEDLLEKRMEICRSIYNAMLSERIKTYEKMLNSVEYKKCIDTIYQAYRETDKEKKKELKNSLEYKQAVQQEKQLMMDNGFTDFHFRSIASIHAKHFADVIPSNVVIRSIGIPMWAAFQKKIYGNAKKVYFKKPGELHTLITNNLSGMVIANKKGKSVKNMSPDEEYWCSYRSKAGKNLMMPLILDRKDIYLMKMIEHDIKVVRLIRKNIKGRSRYAVQLVVDGAPYIKKDNDGKTLHPIGDKKLGVYIDTTSITVFDGENIEKINIRLHDDREKDIGELQQFMDRSKRISNAENFNEDGTIKKGVYENKHRISLKWNYSNNYMKAKARLADIRRIQGEKRKIRANMIANEILEMGHDININDYSFSRAAARQTFSEGEELTKRGTAKSKKKAGKAIMENAPAMIVSLMDMKLQQRGYDGLKKCKLHIDSKIEDYRDFYAKELFEMK